In Cryptomeria japonica chromosome 10, Sugi_1.0, whole genome shotgun sequence, a genomic segment contains:
- the LOC131054439 gene encoding cysteine-rich receptor-like protein kinase 2 yields MGNCRVVDATAQPADKIIRFIILLCIAMAPIRADPEAKLLSYQCNYDPSGNATVFKQILNAALETVVEEVAPSGFATTDKETPTDLADSVYVLAQCRKDKSPADCVDCINFAEKQARNCPYMSCKAYYDGCYLRYENYNFYDKYTDATHKPVCGQVNAAASSSFSATGRSLISDLCSATPRINGYFAAQTRRGPSNTTIYGLAFCLRSIQRDSCESCLSTAQENINTCFPRSEGRAIDAGCYLRYDSKPFYPINATIDLALFLPSGKKKVSSAVWIIIGIVGGVFLLGLITCLLVFRKKIIRPSQKQVDTEGATELRGPGDFDFKVLKQATNDFDPANKLGEGGFGEVFKGTLKSGKAVAVKKLLIGRSARAISEFESEVKLISNVHHKNLVRLLGCCRQGQERFLVYEYMPNSSLDRILFGEHKKTLSWKERFNIILGTARGLAYLHEEFHVCIIHRDIKSSNILLDENFEPKIADFGLARLLPDDKSHLSSKFAGTLGYTAPEYASRGQLTEKADTYSFGLVVLEIVSGRKSIDLNQPPHMQYLLEWVWRLYEENNVLELVKTQEEMEGYSKEEVLRVINLALLCIQASASHRPSMSEVVTILLTKDGIDFEKPLQPAFLDVGYKAQQGSSISGISASYALITESLNAR; encoded by the exons ATGGGGAATTGCAGAGTGGTCGATGCAACTGCCCAGCCTGCGGATAAAATTATaaggtttattattttattatgcatAGCAATGGCTCCCATTAGAGCAGATCCTGAGGCCAAGCTTTTATCCTACCAATGCAACTATGACCCCAGCGGCAACGCAACCGTCTTCAAGCAAATTTTGAACGCCGCGCTGGAAACTGTGGTGGAAGAAGTTGCTCCATCTGGATTTGCTACAACAGACAAGGAGACACCAACAGATCTGGCAGATTCAGTATACGTTCTGGCGCAGTGCAGAAAGGATAAATCCCCTGCCGATTGCGTCGACTGCATAAACTTTGCAGAGAAGCAAGCACGCAACTGTCCCTATATGTCCTGCAAAGCATACTACGACGGCTGTTATCTGCGTTACGAGAATTACAATTTTTATGATAAATATACTGATGCCACACATAAACCGGTGTGCGGCCAAGTCAACGCCGCAGCTTCCAGTTCATTTTCGGCAACAGGTCGAAGTTTGATAAGTGATCTTTGCAGCGCGACTCCGCGAATAAATGGTTATTTTGCTGCGCAGACGAGACGAGGGCCGTCTAATACGACTATCTATGGACTTGCCTTCTGTCTGCGTTCCATTCAAAGGGATTCCTGCGAAAGTTGTCTGAGTACTGCTCAGGAAAACATAAATACGTGTTTTCCTCGCTCCGAGGGACGGGCTATAGACGCCGGCTGCTACTTGCGATACGATTCCAAACCCTTTTATCCAATAAATGCAACTATCGACTTGGCACTTTTCTTACCCTCAG GGAAGAAGAAGGTGAGTTCTGCTGTGTGGATAATAATTGGTATTGTCGGAGGGGTATTCCTACTAGGCCTTATAACTTGTCTCCTTGTCTTCCGGAAGAAAATAATTCGGCCAAGCCAGAAACAAG TGGATACTGAAGGAGCAACAGAACTTCGTGGCCCGGGAGATTTTGACTtcaaggtactgaaacaagcaaCCAACGATTTTGATCCAGCGAATAAACTTGGAGAAGGAGGGTTTGGTGAAGTATTTAAG GGTACATTGAAAAGTGGTAAAGCTGTGGCAGTAAAGAAGCTGTTAATAGGTCGCTCTGCCCGTGCAATTTCTGAATTTGAAAGCGAAGTGAAACTCATTTCTAATGTTCATCACAAAAATCTTGTGCGTTTACTTGGATGTTGCAGACAAGGCCAAGAAAGATTCCTGGTTTATGAGTACATGCCCAACAGCAGCCTCGACAGAATATTATTTG GAGAACATAAAAAAACTTTGAGTTGGAAGGAAAGGTTCAACATTATCTTGGGCACTGCTCGTGGTCTTGCCTATCTCCATGAGGAATTCCATGTCTGTATCATCCATCGTGATATTAAATCAAGCAATATATTACTTGACGAGAACTTTGAGCCAAAAATAGCAGATTTTGGGCTGGCAAGACTTCTTCCAGATGATAAAAGTCATCTTAGCTCAAAATTTGCAGGAACGCT AGGATACACGGCTCCTGAATACGCTAGCCGTGGGCAATTAACAGAGAAAGCTGACACCTACAGCTTTGGTTTAGTGGTTCTTGAAATTGTCAGTGGCAGAAAAAGCATTGACTTGAATCAACCACCTCATATGCAATATCTGCTTGAATGG GTTTGGAGGCTATACGAAGAAAACAATGTTTTAGAGCTGGTGAAAACTCAAGAGGAGATGGAAGGGTATAGCAAAGAAGAGGTGTTGAGGGTGATAAACCTTGCACTTCTATGCATACAAGCTTCTGCTAGTCATAGGCCATCAATGTCTGAGGTCGTGACAATACTATTAACAAAAGATGGGATTGATTTTGAGAAACCTTTGCAACCAGCATTCCTAGACGTGGGTTATAAAGCACAACAAGGAAGTTCCATTTCTGGTATATCTGCATCATATGCATTGATTACAGAATCCCTTAATGCTCGTTAA